A part of Brassica rapa cultivar Chiifu-401-42 chromosome A05, CAAS_Brap_v3.01, whole genome shotgun sequence genomic DNA contains:
- the LOC103848481 gene encoding hydrophobic protein RCI2A yields the protein MGTATFIDILLAILLPPLGVFLRYGCGVEFWICLVLTLLGYLPGILYALYVLTK from the exons ATGGGAACAGCTACTTTCATAGATATTCTTCTTGCTATCCTCTTGCCTCCTCTTGGCGTCTTTCTCAGATATGGTTGCGGG gTTGAGTTTTGGATATGTTTGGTATTGACGCTGCTTGGGTATCTTCCTGGGATCCTCTACGCTCTTTATGTCCTCACCAAATGA
- the LOC103848482 gene encoding agamous-like MADS-box protein AGL80 yields MTRRKVKLAFILNNASRKATYKKRKKGLLKKVHELSTLCGIAAGAIIYSPYDPTPEVWPDADGIQQVIAAFRSLPELDQHKNMVNQEEYVKQRIEKAGKLLKKQTRDNREAHFTEVMYQCLMGNMGVAGARAMDLNDLGFLIDQYLHCLDRRIETLLGSSNMEIGESSNAVAAAMDQDPSEPAGTLPLLEGATAPAAAVHEVGSSSSSAAAAGASFNQMYPFPQNQQMFYQPSAPFAGYYEQSHNHNQFMEMMNHPEHMAYAANQMGFPYTDNAHHYRQPNQPQPQQFFPGESSAAPQRQFFPGESSAAPPPPGTSGSEPPATAPFPPNNIWFR; encoded by the coding sequence atgACAAGGAGGAAGGTGAAACTTGCTTTCATCCTCAATAACGCCTCGAGAAAAGCCACATACAAAAAGAGGAAGAAAGGCTTGCTCAAAAAAGTGCATGAGCTATCCACTCTATGTGGGATTGCCGCTGGGGCTATCATTTACAGTCCCTACGATCCTACCCCTGAGGTGTGGCCTGATGCTGATGGCATCCAGCAAGTGATTGCTGCTTTCCGGAGTCTGCCGGAACTAGACCAGCACAAGAACATGGTCAATCAAGAGGAGTACGTCAAACAGAGGATAGAGAAAGCCGGAAAACTTCTGAAGAAGCAGACGAGGGACAACCGGGAGGCTCACTTCACTGAAGTCATGTATCAATGTCTCATGGGGAACATGGGAGTGGCGGGTGCTAGAGCCATGGATCTTAACGATCTAGGCTTTCTTATTGACCAGTATCTTCATTGTCTTGATCGCAGGATTGAGACTTTACTAGGCTCGTCAAACATGGAGATTGGTGAATCCTCCAATGCTGTTGCTGCGGCTATGGATCAGGATCCTTCTGAGCCGGCTGGAACATTGCCCCTCCTGGAAGGTGCAACCGCTCCAGCCGCTGCTGTCCATGAGGTGggttcttcctcctcctctgctGCTGCTGCGGGTGCATCTTTCAATCAAATGTACCCGTTTCCTCAGAATCAGCAGATGTTTTATCAACCATCTGCCCCATTTGCTGGATACTACGAGCAGTCTCATAACCATAACCAGTTTATGGAGATGATGAACCATCCTGAGCACATGGCTTATGCTGCTAACCAAATGGGGTTCCCATATACGGACAATGCCCATCACTACCGTCAGCCTAACCAGCCTCAGCCGCAGCAGTTCTTCCCAGGTGAGTCCTCCGCTGCTCCGCAGCGTCAGTTCTTCCCAGGTGAATCCTCCGCTGCTCCACCACCACCCGGCACCTCAGGCAGTGAGCCACCTGCTACAGCTCCATTTCCTCCCAATAATATTTGGTTTCGTTAA